In one window of Candidatus Afararchaeum irisae DNA:
- a CDS encoding M20 family metallopeptidase — MKTDPQSPVDLLREMVQIQSHDSVDEIREYLLESIDGAKLHSSGCVVAEKGDSGGFHTVLNTHMDTVPPHIEYGYDADSGVVRGRGSCDAKASLAAMVSAFSRADPEDGRVTLVVSPDEETDSVGLYDYLEDVSLDADLCVVGEPTDLDVCTAARGRYEVIADFFGEAAHAAAPESGLNAVSCVAEAVRRLEATQQKYDDLLGESSLTVTQIDGGEAKNQVPENASLFIDRRSVPPETQDEFLEEVEREMEGIDCDYEVRFSERPTPFLDAFRTDEDDVERLVDAVEEVTGESRLRPFDAATEASYLAKEMPVAVFGPGSISETDEDGNEVAVAHSEREYVETDEVVTATRVLSRLLD; from the coding sequence ATGAAGACAGATCCCCAGAGTCCGGTAGATCTCCTGAGAGAGATGGTTCAGATACAGAGCCACGACTCGGTCGACGAGATACGTGAGTATCTACTCGAATCCATCGACGGCGCGAAGCTCCACAGTTCGGGCTGTGTAGTCGCCGAGAAGGGAGACAGCGGCGGCTTCCACACCGTACTCAACACACATATGGACACGGTACCGCCCCACATCGAGTACGGATACGACGCCGACTCGGGTGTCGTGAGGGGAAGAGGATCGTGTGACGCGAAGGCGAGCCTCGCGGCGATGGTGTCGGCGTTCTCGCGCGCCGATCCCGAGGACGGACGTGTGACTCTCGTAGTCTCACCCGACGAGGAGACCGACTCAGTAGGTCTCTACGACTACCTCGAAGACGTGAGCCTCGACGCCGACCTGTGTGTAGTCGGAGAGCCTACCGACCTCGACGTCTGCACAGCCGCGAGAGGACGTTACGAGGTGATAGCTGACTTCTTCGGAGAGGCTGCACACGCCGCCGCGCCGGAGAGCGGTCTGAACGCCGTCTCGTGTGTTGCGGAGGCGGTGAGGAGGCTCGAAGCCACACAACAGAAGTACGACGACCTCCTCGGAGAGAGTAGTCTGACAGTGACACAGATAGACGGCGGCGAGGCAAAGAACCAGGTTCCCGAGAACGCGAGCCTCTTCATAGACAGGAGAAGCGTTCCCCCCGAGACACAGGACGAGTTCCTCGAAGAGGTCGAGAGGGAGATGGAAGGTATAGACTGCGACTACGAGGTGAGGTTCTCCGAGCGTCCGACACCTTTCCTCGATGCCTTCCGTACCGACGAAGACGACGTGGAGCGTCTCGTCGACGCAGTCGAGGAGGTCACCGGCGAGTCACGTCTGAGACCCTTCGACGCCGCGACAGAGGCGTCGTACCTCGCTAAGGAGATGCCCGTCGCAGTCTTCGGTCCCGGCTCGATATCCGAGACAGACGAAGATGGGAACGAGGTCGCAGTCGCTCACTCCGAACGCGAGTACGTCGAGACCGACGAGGTAGTGACGGCGACACGCGTCCTCAGCCGTCTTCTGGACTGA
- a CDS encoding DUF192 domain-containing protein, with translation MTGTTSRSLVVVLALALTVAGAGCLSSPEPSPEETDTDADAADADGTANFTNTTDGAEATAVFTHEGETVARLSLEVAETPEERSRGLMYRESLEDRGGMVFVYAEEERRSFWMKNTYIPLDMVFVGEDGRVNAVRHASPQPNASVSELRRYTGDAKYVIETNRGFANETGVGEGTRVEIDLSPEDG, from the coding sequence ATGACAGGGACGACGAGTAGGAGCCTCGTAGTAGTCTTAGCCCTCGCGCTCACGGTCGCCGGAGCCGGCTGTCTCTCGTCACCGGAGCCGTCTCCCGAGGAGACTGATACCGACGCTGACGCCGCCGACGCCGACGGAACTGCGAACTTCACAAATACGACGGATGGAGCCGAAGCCACTGCAGTCTTCACCCACGAAGGCGAGACCGTAGCCAGGCTCAGTCTCGAAGTCGCCGAGACTCCCGAGGAGAGAAGTAGGGGTCTGATGTACCGCGAGAGCCTCGAAGACCGAGGAGGGATGGTCTTCGTCTACGCCGAAGAGGAGAGACGTTCCTTCTGGATGAAGAACACCTACATACCTCTCGACATGGTCTTCGTCGGCGAGGACGGCAGGGTCAACGCCGTGAGGCACGCGTCTCCTCAGCCCAACGCTTCTGTCTCCGAACTCCGGAGGTACACGGGCGACGCCAAGTACGTCATAGAGACCAACAGGGGGTTTGCCAACGAGACGGGAGTCGGTGAGGGCACACGTGTCGAGATAGATCTCAGTCCAGAAGACGGCTGA
- a CDS encoding cation:proton antiporter — translation MAPKDVEVVTLAESEILTALAVVFIGAGATLLVVSRLSVSSLPFYILVGMAVSPFVDYTTVLDLARWGIAFLVFVLATRIEFEAVSSVFRDIELATLAQITVVGPLGFGVGYLFGLDPLSSVYFAVAGTLSSTLVGSKYFETAGGYRLIHDRLSSSIHLFDDLVAVGVLLVLSAETYSTDAVAANIGYGAVILLAALFVYRYVFGLLVRLADGSDELVLMGALSVLFVFLTAAELAGVSAVVGAFAGGIAVRRDSTDAIEVFNGIQSIRDFFVTVFFVTLGALVEVPTLDVVLLAASLVVLVLFVNPAITVLSLVYEGYDTRTAHLVGTSTDQVSEMSLIIAIEGFLVGNLGTEIFDSIIVAAAATMALTTVVRSYGGLLYDGVLGSLISVRQTEKIDRRSHVEDVSNHVVVVGYGRQGRHITDVCERHDRDYVVIENDPLLWDDIRLTSGSYVFGDALTDYSWEKADVSDAELVVSTATTPRPPGRYSVSTPQPTWFSVRGRSRTRGDGSKRAQPTSQSPS, via the coding sequence TTGGCTCCGAAAGACGTGGAGGTGGTGACTCTGGCTGAGTCGGAGATACTCACGGCTCTCGCGGTTGTCTTCATAGGAGCGGGGGCGACACTCCTCGTCGTGAGCCGTCTCTCGGTGTCGAGTCTCCCGTTCTACATACTCGTCGGAATGGCTGTGAGTCCCTTCGTCGACTACACGACAGTCCTCGACCTCGCACGCTGGGGGATAGCGTTTCTCGTCTTCGTCCTCGCAACACGTATAGAGTTCGAGGCTGTCTCGTCTGTCTTCCGTGACATAGAGCTCGCGACGCTGGCACAGATAACCGTCGTGGGTCCTCTCGGCTTTGGGGTCGGATACCTCTTCGGTCTCGATCCACTCTCCTCTGTCTACTTCGCGGTCGCTGGAACACTCAGCTCTACTCTCGTGGGTAGTAAGTACTTCGAGACTGCGGGAGGATACAGACTCATACACGACAGGCTCTCGTCGTCGATACATCTCTTCGACGACCTCGTGGCTGTCGGCGTCCTTCTCGTCCTCTCAGCCGAGACTTACAGTACCGACGCTGTCGCAGCCAACATAGGCTACGGTGCTGTGATCCTCCTCGCCGCGCTCTTCGTCTACAGATACGTCTTCGGTCTTCTGGTACGTCTCGCTGACGGCTCCGACGAGCTAGTTCTTATGGGAGCCCTCTCGGTACTGTTTGTCTTTCTCACCGCCGCCGAGTTAGCGGGTGTCTCCGCCGTAGTCGGCGCATTCGCGGGAGGGATAGCCGTCAGACGTGACTCGACCGACGCGATCGAAGTCTTCAACGGAATCCAGTCGATCAGAGACTTCTTCGTCACCGTTTTTTTCGTGACTCTCGGAGCCCTAGTCGAGGTTCCCACCCTCGACGTGGTGCTTTTAGCCGCCTCACTCGTCGTCTTAGTCCTGTTCGTAAACCCCGCTATCACCGTCCTCTCGCTCGTCTATGAGGGCTATGACACACGAACCGCACATCTCGTGGGTACAAGTACTGACCAGGTCAGCGAGATGTCTCTCATAATTGCTATAGAGGGATTCCTGGTAGGAAACCTCGGAACAGAGATCTTCGACTCGATCATAGTAGCCGCGGCTGCGACTATGGCTCTCACCACAGTTGTTCGTAGCTACGGGGGGCTCCTATACGACGGGGTCTTAGGCAGCCTCATATCCGTGAGACAGACCGAGAAGATCGACCGGAGGAGCCACGTCGAGGACGTCTCAAACCACGTCGTAGTCGTGGGATACGGACGTCAGGGCAGACATATAACTGACGTCTGTGAGAGACACGACCGTGACTACGTCGTGATAGAGAACGATCCCCTACTCTGGGACGACATACGTCTGACCTCCGGAAGCTACGTCTTCGGCGACGCCCTCACCGACTACTCGTGGGAGAAGGCAGACGTCTCAGACGCAGAGTTAGTAGTCTCGACCGCGACAACCCCGAGACCTCCGGGAAGATACTCGGTCTCGACACCCCAGCCGACGTGGTTCTCCGTTCGAGGTCGGTCGAGAACGCGAGGAGATGGCTCGAAGAGGGCGCAGCCTACGTCGCAGTCCCCGAGCTAG
- a CDS encoding cation:proton antiporter: MAVESAPATDLATIIVTATAVGFVARRTGQPTIIAYILTGLLLGPPVLGAVTPSELTELMSELGLAFLLFLLGIKMRIEDIRHVLSPVVRVSVPQMILVAAAGAVTAVGLGFGLIESALIGAAVTYSSTAVVIKMLTDNDEATTLPGRIDISVLLVQDIAVVVLLALLSTGGSRGVTDTALTLVTVLILISLIGVASMASSRYLLPGVFRRVADDKEVFLVVSIGWAFLFILVSLRLGLSVEIGAFLAGVSIAQLPYSTELQDRITPLTDLFILVFFASVGLGLEASELTAYLGEAAVASAVLILVKFVVFFVLIASHDFSLETTFLGTIHMVQVSEFALVFGAVAVSEGLIDEGVLGFLSLVDVFTMVFSVYAIKYSHGIYDVVSPWLSKIRDWDGREEVSTEHEAHAVAVGFDRLTEDVLPILQDSYGDVVVIDRKTSHIQQLRAEGKYDYVFGDFRHAKVRKEANLKKASFVLSSSVETDVNRAIVEEVSDDTTVFVEAERTEDAVELYDAGVDYVIMSTHLAAEKVSEYLEEYFESRDAFFDATRSDIDRIRRGSVGSERRGGGDSG, translated from the coding sequence ATGGCTGTCGAGTCGGCACCTGCGACCGATCTGGCTACGATAATAGTAACAGCCACAGCCGTCGGCTTCGTCGCGCGACGGACGGGACAGCCTACGATAATCGCTTACATACTCACTGGACTTCTTCTCGGACCGCCCGTTCTCGGAGCCGTGACCCCGAGCGAACTCACGGAGTTAATGTCGGAGCTCGGACTTGCCTTCCTCCTGTTTTTACTCGGGATCAAGATGAGGATCGAAGACATCAGACACGTACTCTCTCCTGTAGTTAGGGTCTCTGTCCCACAGATGATACTCGTCGCAGCCGCGGGAGCCGTCACAGCAGTCGGTCTCGGCTTCGGTCTCATAGAGTCGGCTCTGATCGGCGCGGCTGTGACCTATAGCTCGACGGCGGTCGTCATCAAGATGCTCACAGACAACGACGAAGCCACGACGCTCCCCGGTAGGATCGACATAAGCGTACTTCTGGTACAGGACATCGCCGTGGTGGTTCTCCTCGCTCTTCTCTCGACCGGTGGAAGCCGCGGAGTCACCGATACGGCTCTCACACTCGTCACCGTACTCATCCTCATATCCCTCATAGGCGTCGCCTCGATGGCTTCCTCGCGTTACCTCCTTCCGGGGGTCTTCCGACGTGTCGCCGACGACAAGGAGGTCTTCCTCGTAGTCTCGATAGGATGGGCTTTCCTCTTCATACTCGTGTCTCTCCGGCTCGGTCTCTCGGTCGAGATAGGCGCGTTTCTCGCGGGAGTCTCTATCGCACAGCTTCCTTACAGCACCGAGCTACAGGATCGGATAACTCCTCTCACCGACCTCTTCATACTCGTCTTCTTCGCGTCGGTCGGTCTCGGACTCGAAGCCTCGGAACTGACTGCGTATCTCGGGGAGGCAGCCGTCGCCTCAGCCGTACTCATACTCGTCAAGTTCGTGGTCTTCTTCGTACTTATCGCCTCACACGACTTCAGCCTCGAAACGACCTTCCTAGGAACCATACATATGGTACAGGTCAGCGAGTTCGCACTCGTCTTCGGCGCCGTCGCAGTCTCCGAGGGTCTGATCGACGAGGGGGTTCTCGGCTTCCTGAGTCTCGTCGACGTCTTTACGATGGTCTTCTCCGTCTACGCTATTAAGTACAGCCACGGTATCTACGACGTAGTCTCACCGTGGCTCTCGAAGATCCGCGACTGGGACGGCAGGGAGGAGGTCTCCACCGAACATGAGGCACACGCCGTCGCAGTGGGTTTTGACAGACTTACTGAGGACGTACTACCCATACTCCAGGACAGTTACGGAGACGTCGTCGTCATAGACCGGAAGACGAGCCACATACAACAGCTAAGAGCTGAGGGGAAGTACGACTACGTCTTCGGCGACTTCCGACATGCCAAGGTACGCAAGGAGGCGAATCTCAAGAAAGCCTCCTTCGTCCTGAGTTCGAGCGTCGAGACCGACGTCAACCGAGCCATAGTCGAGGAGGTTTCCGACGACACGACTGTCTTTGTAGAAGCCGAGCGCACAGAAGACGCCGTCGAGCTCTACGACGCCGGCGTCGACTACGTCATAATGAGCACACATCTTGCGGCGGAGAAGGTCTCGGAATACTTAGAGGAGTACTTTGAGTCACGCGACGCCTTCTTCGACGCCACACGGAGCGATATAGACCGTATAAGGCGCGGATCAGTTGGCTCCGAAAGACGTGGAGGTGGTGACTCTGGCTGA